In Chaetodon trifascialis isolate fChaTrf1 chromosome 4, fChaTrf1.hap1, whole genome shotgun sequence, one DNA window encodes the following:
- the fam20b gene encoding glycosaminoglycan xylosylkinase, whose protein sequence is MKLKQRMVVLCAVLLLLGLAKIFLLDGGEGSAASRRDLRAFRKMEAGLSLSRGARLTHTLQSPWEIASQWVGPREVYPEETPELAAVLTSLSSARIERADVGYKGTQLKALLVLDGGQKVVFKPKRYNRDYVVEGEPYAGYDRHNAEVAAFHLDRILGFRRAPLVVGRYVNLRTEIKPVATDQLLSTFLTQGNNTCFYGKCYYCRESEPACAEGEIMEGSLTLWLPDVWPLQKHRHPWGRTYREGKLARWEYDESYCEAVKKMPPYDAGPRLLDVIDTAIFDYLIGNADRHHYESFQDDGGASMLILLDNAKSFGNAALDERSILAPLYQCCMIRVSTWNRLNLLRSGALSSAMRQALAFDPIHPVLAEPHLAALDRRLSGVIATVKQCMESQGPDNTLIEDRMNLPHP, encoded by the exons ATGAAGCTCAAACAGCGCATGGTGGTGCTGTGTGCCGTGCTCCTCCTGCTCGGCCTGGCCAAGATCTTCCTGCTGGATGGAGGCGAGGGCTCCGCAGCCAGCCGACGGGACCTCAGGGCGTTTCGCAAG ATGGAAGCGGGCCTCTCTCTGTCCCGGGGAGCTCGTCTTACCCACACCCTCCAGTCTCCGTGGGAGATAGCGAGCCAGTGGGTGGGCCCGAGAGAGGTGTACCCCGAGGAGACCCCGGAGCTGGCCGCTGTGCTCACCTCCCTCAGCTCTGCCAGGATAGAGCGGGCAGACGTGGGCTATAAGGGCACGCAGCTGAAGGCCCTGCTGGTGCTCGACGGTGGGCAGAAAGTGGTCTTCAAACCGAAGAG ATATAACCGAGACTACGTGGTCGAAGGCGAGCCGTACGCAGGCTATGACAGACACAACGCAGAGGTGGCTGCTTTTCACCTGGACAG GATCCTGGGGTTCAGGAGAGCACCTCTGGTGGTGGGAAGATACGTCAACCTGCGGACAGAGATCAAACCTGTGGCCACAGACCAGCTGCTGAGCACCTTCCTCACGCAGG gtaaTAATACATGTTTCTACGGAAAGTGTTATTACTGTCGGGAGAGCGAGCCAGCGTGTGCTGAGGGAGAGATAATGGAGGGGTCTTTAACGCTTTGGCTGCCTGACGTCTGGCCATTGCAGAAACACCGACACCCCTGGGGGCGCACCTACAGAGAGGGGAAACTGGCCAG GTGGGAATACGATGAGAGTTACTGCGAGGCGGTGAAGAAAATGCCACCGTACGACGCGGGGCCGAGGCTGCTGGACGTCATCGACACTGCCATATTTGATTATCTCATCGGGAACGCAGATCGGCATCACTACGAGAGTTTCCAGGATGACGGCGGCGCCAGCATGCTCATTCTGCTCGACAACGCCAAGAG CTTCGGGAACGCAGCTCTGGACGAGAGAAGCATCCTCGCGCCCCTCTATCAGTGCTGCAT GATTCGCGTGTCCACGTGGAACAGGTTAAACCTGCTGAGAAGCGGAGCTCTGAGTTCAGCCATGCGCCAGGCGCTGGCGTTCGACCCCATCCACCCGGTGCTGGCCGAGCCGCACCTGGCCGCCCTGGACAGGCGTCTGTCTGGGGTCATAGCAACGGTCAAGCAGTGTATGGAGTCCCAAGGCCCCGACAACACTCTAATAGAGGACCGAATGAACCTCCCACATCCCTAG